A stretch of the Chelonoidis abingdonii isolate Lonesome George chromosome 11, CheloAbing_2.0, whole genome shotgun sequence genome encodes the following:
- the COQ8B gene encoding atypical kinase COQ8B, mitochondrial isoform X2, which translates to MGLGIGALAEVAKNSLNGETKPRDGSGSVLGSSPFLSEANAARIVDTLCKVRGAALKIGQMLSIQDNSFLSPQLQRIFARVRQSADFMPAWQTRRVLAEELGQDWREKVASFEETPFAAASIGQVHLGVLRDGMEVAMKIQYPGIAQSIRSDVENLLALLRLSAVLPAGLFADNTLRVLQRELEWECDYRREADCARSFRVVGELTTRRVLTMELGSGVPLDQCQELPQDVRNEICLNVLRLSLRELFHFRFMQTDANWANFFYDAGKHQVTLLDFGASRPFSREFTHHYIEVIKAAADRDRAKVLQKSKDLKFVTGFETKEFEEAHVDTVMILGEPFSTPGLFDFSVQSTTRRVQALIPVMLRHRLTPPPEESYALHRKLAGCFLLCAHLRSRIPCHDLFQELYRQYWARERGA; encoded by the exons ATGGGGCTGGGCATCGGGGCCCTGGCAGAGGTGGCCAAGAACTCGCTCAATGGGGAAACGAAGCCAAGGG ACGGCAGCGGCTCcgtcctgggctccagccccttCCTGTCGGAGGCCAACGCAGCACGGATCGTGGACACGCTGTGCAAGGTGCGGGGCGCTGCCCTGAAGATCGGGCAGATGCTGAGTATCCAAG ATAACAGCTTCCTCAGTCCCCAGCTGCAGCGGATCTTCGCGCGGGTGCGGCAGAGCGCGGACTTCATGCCGGCCTGGCAGACCAGG AGGGTgctggcagaggagctggggcaggactgGCGGGAGAAGGTGGCCTCCTTTGAGGAGACGCCCTTCGCAGCGGCATCCATCGGCCAGGTGCACCTCGGGGTGCTCCGTGACGGGATGGAGGTGGCCATGAAGATCCAG tacCCGGGCATAGCCCAGAGCATCCGGAGCGACGTGGAGAACCTGCTGGCGCTGCTGAGGCTCAGCGCGGTGCTCCCGGCGG gcCTCTTCGCTGACAACACGCTGCGGGTGCTGCAGAGAGAGCTGGAGTGGGAGTGTGACTACCGGCGCGAGGCTGATTGCGCCCGGAGCTTCAG GGTGGTGGGCGAGCTGACGACACGGCGGGTGCTGACCATGGAGCTGGGGAGCGGCGTCCCCCTGGATCAgtgccaggagctgccccaggacgTCCGGAATGAG ATCTGTCTCAACGTCCTGCGCCTCAGCCTGCGGGAGCTCTTCCACTTCCGCTTCATGCAGACGGATGCCAACTGGGCCAACTTCTTCTACGACGCTGGCAAGCACCAG GTGACCTTGCTGGATTTCGGAGCAAGCCGGCCCTTCAGCAGAGAGTTCACCCATCACTACATCGAG GTGATAAAAGCTGCAGCCGACAGGGACAGGGCCAAGGTGCTCCAGAAATCCAAAGACCTGAAGTTTGTGACGGGCTTTGAGACCAAG GAGTTCGAGGAGGCGCACGTGGACACGGTGATGATCCTGGGGGAGCCTTTCTCCACCCCGGGACTCTTTGACTTCAGCGTCCAGAGCACCACGCGGCGGGTGCAGGCCCTGATCCCCGTCATGCTGCGCCACCGGCTGACGCCACCCCCCGAGGAGAGCTACGCCCTGCACCGCAAGCTGGCCGGCTGCTTCCTGCTCTGTGCCCACCTGCGTTCCCGCATCCCCTGCCACGACCTCTTCCAGGAGCTCTACAGGCAGTACTGGGCCCGGGAGCGGGGAGCCTAG
- the COQ8B gene encoding atypical kinase COQ8B, mitochondrial isoform X1 has product MGLGIGALAEVAKNSLNGETKPRDGSGSVLGSSPFLSEANAARIVDTLCKVRGAALKIGQMLSIQDNSFLSPQLQRIFARVRQSADFMPAWQTRRVLAEELGQDWREKVASFEETPFAAASIGQVHLGVLRDGMEVAMKIQYPGIAQSIRSDVENLLALLRLSAVLPAGLFADNTLRVLQRELEWECDYRREADCARSFRQLLAGDSFFEVPRVVGELTTRRVLTMELGSGVPLDQCQELPQDVRNEICLNVLRLSLRELFHFRFMQTDANWANFFYDAGKHQVTLLDFGASRPFSREFTHHYIEVIKAAADRDRAKVLQKSKDLKFVTGFETKEFEEAHVDTVMILGEPFSTPGLFDFSVQSTTRRVQALIPVMLRHRLTPPPEESYALHRKLAGCFLLCAHLRSRIPCHDLFQELYRQYWARERGA; this is encoded by the exons ATGGGGCTGGGCATCGGGGCCCTGGCAGAGGTGGCCAAGAACTCGCTCAATGGGGAAACGAAGCCAAGGG ACGGCAGCGGCTCcgtcctgggctccagccccttCCTGTCGGAGGCCAACGCAGCACGGATCGTGGACACGCTGTGCAAGGTGCGGGGCGCTGCCCTGAAGATCGGGCAGATGCTGAGTATCCAAG ATAACAGCTTCCTCAGTCCCCAGCTGCAGCGGATCTTCGCGCGGGTGCGGCAGAGCGCGGACTTCATGCCGGCCTGGCAGACCAGG AGGGTgctggcagaggagctggggcaggactgGCGGGAGAAGGTGGCCTCCTTTGAGGAGACGCCCTTCGCAGCGGCATCCATCGGCCAGGTGCACCTCGGGGTGCTCCGTGACGGGATGGAGGTGGCCATGAAGATCCAG tacCCGGGCATAGCCCAGAGCATCCGGAGCGACGTGGAGAACCTGCTGGCGCTGCTGAGGCTCAGCGCGGTGCTCCCGGCGG gcCTCTTCGCTGACAACACGCTGCGGGTGCTGCAGAGAGAGCTGGAGTGGGAGTGTGACTACCGGCGCGAGGCTGATTGCGCCCGGAGCTTCAG GCAGCTCCTGGCCGGCGACTCTTTCTTTGAGGTGCCCAGGGTGGTGGGCGAGCTGACGACACGGCGGGTGCTGACCATGGAGCTGGGGAGCGGCGTCCCCCTGGATCAgtgccaggagctgccccaggacgTCCGGAATGAG ATCTGTCTCAACGTCCTGCGCCTCAGCCTGCGGGAGCTCTTCCACTTCCGCTTCATGCAGACGGATGCCAACTGGGCCAACTTCTTCTACGACGCTGGCAAGCACCAG GTGACCTTGCTGGATTTCGGAGCAAGCCGGCCCTTCAGCAGAGAGTTCACCCATCACTACATCGAG GTGATAAAAGCTGCAGCCGACAGGGACAGGGCCAAGGTGCTCCAGAAATCCAAAGACCTGAAGTTTGTGACGGGCTTTGAGACCAAG GAGTTCGAGGAGGCGCACGTGGACACGGTGATGATCCTGGGGGAGCCTTTCTCCACCCCGGGACTCTTTGACTTCAGCGTCCAGAGCACCACGCGGCGGGTGCAGGCCCTGATCCCCGTCATGCTGCGCCACCGGCTGACGCCACCCCCCGAGGAGAGCTACGCCCTGCACCGCAAGCTGGCCGGCTGCTTCCTGCTCTGTGCCCACCTGCGTTCCCGCATCCCCTGCCACGACCTCTTCCAGGAGCTCTACAGGCAGTACTGGGCCCGGGAGCGGGGAGCCTAG
- the COQ8B gene encoding atypical kinase COQ8B, mitochondrial isoform X3 has product MGLGIGALAEVAKNSLNGETKPRDGSGSVLGSSPFLSEANAARIVDTLCKVRGAALKIGQMLSIQDNSFLSPQLQRIFARVRQSADFMPAWQTRYPGIAQSIRSDVENLLALLRLSAVLPAGLFADNTLRVLQRELEWECDYRREADCARSFRQLLAGDSFFEVPRVVGELTTRRVLTMELGSGVPLDQCQELPQDVRNEICLNVLRLSLRELFHFRFMQTDANWANFFYDAGKHQVTLLDFGASRPFSREFTHHYIEVIKAAADRDRAKVLQKSKDLKFVTGFETKEFEEAHVDTVMILGEPFSTPGLFDFSVQSTTRRVQALIPVMLRHRLTPPPEESYALHRKLAGCFLLCAHLRSRIPCHDLFQELYRQYWARERGA; this is encoded by the exons ATGGGGCTGGGCATCGGGGCCCTGGCAGAGGTGGCCAAGAACTCGCTCAATGGGGAAACGAAGCCAAGGG ACGGCAGCGGCTCcgtcctgggctccagccccttCCTGTCGGAGGCCAACGCAGCACGGATCGTGGACACGCTGTGCAAGGTGCGGGGCGCTGCCCTGAAGATCGGGCAGATGCTGAGTATCCAAG ATAACAGCTTCCTCAGTCCCCAGCTGCAGCGGATCTTCGCGCGGGTGCGGCAGAGCGCGGACTTCATGCCGGCCTGGCAGACCAGG tacCCGGGCATAGCCCAGAGCATCCGGAGCGACGTGGAGAACCTGCTGGCGCTGCTGAGGCTCAGCGCGGTGCTCCCGGCGG gcCTCTTCGCTGACAACACGCTGCGGGTGCTGCAGAGAGAGCTGGAGTGGGAGTGTGACTACCGGCGCGAGGCTGATTGCGCCCGGAGCTTCAG GCAGCTCCTGGCCGGCGACTCTTTCTTTGAGGTGCCCAGGGTGGTGGGCGAGCTGACGACACGGCGGGTGCTGACCATGGAGCTGGGGAGCGGCGTCCCCCTGGATCAgtgccaggagctgccccaggacgTCCGGAATGAG ATCTGTCTCAACGTCCTGCGCCTCAGCCTGCGGGAGCTCTTCCACTTCCGCTTCATGCAGACGGATGCCAACTGGGCCAACTTCTTCTACGACGCTGGCAAGCACCAG GTGACCTTGCTGGATTTCGGAGCAAGCCGGCCCTTCAGCAGAGAGTTCACCCATCACTACATCGAG GTGATAAAAGCTGCAGCCGACAGGGACAGGGCCAAGGTGCTCCAGAAATCCAAAGACCTGAAGTTTGTGACGGGCTTTGAGACCAAG GAGTTCGAGGAGGCGCACGTGGACACGGTGATGATCCTGGGGGAGCCTTTCTCCACCCCGGGACTCTTTGACTTCAGCGTCCAGAGCACCACGCGGCGGGTGCAGGCCCTGATCCCCGTCATGCTGCGCCACCGGCTGACGCCACCCCCCGAGGAGAGCTACGCCCTGCACCGCAAGCTGGCCGGCTGCTTCCTGCTCTGTGCCCACCTGCGTTCCCGCATCCCCTGCCACGACCTCTTCCAGGAGCTCTACAGGCAGTACTGGGCCCGGGAGCGGGGAGCCTAG
- the NUMBL gene encoding numb-like protein, whose translation MFAEGPGAHTRVPPGPGSSAMNKLRQSLRRKKPAYVPEASRPHQWQADEEAVRRGKCSFPVRYLGHVEVEESRGMHVCEEAVKKLKTSGRKLVKSVLWVSADGLRVVDEKTKDLIVDQTIEKVSFCAPDRNFDKAFSYICRDGTTRRWICHCFLALKDSGERLSHAVGCAFAACLERKQKREKECGVTASFDANRTSFAREGSFRAPAASQPAQRQLVLRQIQDRKKVPELESTPTGDSDGISALCNQIDASFASPPADPFSPTAANGTASPPAGLPQGPAAWGEPGAGAPSQAPPFQPGHKRTPSEAERWLEEVAQTAKAQQVAPPAAAVPAALPTTLPPYPVSYDAAPAPMGMFLPPHMQPAYVPVGAYPPAGPFAAPSVPVVGITPSQMVANVFCSAAQLPPSNLGGKASPFPPALLGPTLPPPPQARPKSGSATPWPPGSGQPGAMAPPPPTACPGPKPDPFEAQWAALGAKPPAGAYPVNPFAGDLQKTFEIEL comes from the exons ATGTTTGCGGAGGGGCCTGGAGCTCACACCCGTGTCCCCCCAGGCCCCGGCAGCAGCGCGATGAACAAGCTGCGGCAGAGCCTGCGGCGGAAGAAGCCAGCCTATGTCCCCGAGGCCAGCCGGCCCCACCAGTGGCAGGCAGACGAGGAGGCCGTGCGCCGGGGCAAGTGCAGCTTCCCCGTGCGG TACCTGGGCCACGTGGAGGTGGAGGAGTCGCGGGGGATGCACGTGTGCGAAGAGGCCGTGAAGAAGCTGAAAACA AGCGGGCGCAAATTGGTGAAGTCGGTTCTGTGGGTGTCGGCTGACGGGCTGCGGGTCGTCGACGAGAAAACAAAG gatCTCATCGTGGACCAGACCATTGAGAAGGTTTCGTTCTGCGCCCCCGACCGCAACTTCGACAAGGCCTTTTCCTACATCTGCCGCGACGGCACCACCCGGCGCTGGATCTGCCACTGCTTCCTGGCCCTCAAGGACTCG GGGGAGCGTCTGAGCCACGCTGTGGGCTGCGCCTTCGCGGCCTGCCTGGAGCGCAAGCAGAAGCGGGAGAAGGAGTGTGGGGTGACGGCCTCCTTTGACGCCAACCGCACCAGCTTCGCCCGCGAGGGCTCCTTCCGCGCCCCGGCCGCCAGCCAGCCCGCCCAGCGCCAGCTCGTGCTGCGCCAGATCCAGgacaggaaaaaag TGCCAGAGCTGGAGTCGACCCCGACCGGTGACAGCGACGGGATCAGCGCCCTCTGCAACCAGATCGACGCCTCCTTTGCCAGCCCGCCCGCCGACCCCTTCAGCCCCACGGCCGCCAACGGCACCGCCTCCCCCCCCGCGGGGCTCCCCCAAG GGCCGGCGGCCTGGGGTGAGCCCGGGGCGGGGGCCCCTTCGCAGGCCCCCCCATTCCAGCCTGGACACAAGCGGACGCCGTCAGAGGCCGAGCGCTGGCTGGAGGAGGTGGCCCAGACGGCCAAGGCGCAGCAGGTGGCCCCGCCCGCAGCAGCTGTGCCCGCGGCCCTGCCCACCACGCTGCCCCCCTACCCCGTGAGCTACGACGCCGCGCCCGCCCCCATGGGCATGTTCCTGCCACCCCACATGCAGCCGGCGTATGTGCCCGTGGGGGCCTACCCACCGGCCGGGCCCTTCGCGGCACCCAGCGTCCCCGTGGTGGGCATCACCCCCTCCCAGATGGTGGCCAACGTCTTCTGCTCCGCCGCCCAGCTGCCGCCCTCGAACTTGGGGGGCAaggccagccccttcccccctgctctgctgggccccacgctgccccctcctccccaggcccgACCCAAGTCCGGCAGCGCTACGCCCTGGCCTCCGGGGTCCGGCCAGCCGGGGGCCAtggcccctccaccccccaccgcCTGCCCCGGGCCCAAGCCGGACCCATTTGAGGCTCAGTGGGCGGCGCTGGGGGCCAAGCCCCCTGCGGGGGCCTACCCAGTCAACCCCTTCGCCGGAGACCTGCAGAAAACATTTGAGATCGAGCTGTGA